A single region of the Sulfurospirillum arsenophilum NBRC 109478 genome encodes:
- the pstC gene encoding phosphate ABC transporter permease subunit PstC has translation MALWLFFRQVDPKTRARDAVENFIKGMLLFASLVSIMTTFGILLSIIFEAFHFFQTQSITYFLFGTEWSPDTAFLEGAGRADAGSAQAKFGAVPIFAGTFYITIMAMILAVPVGLMSAIFMSEYATPKLRSQVKPFLEILAGIPTVVYGFFAALTIAPAIVKFFALFGIEAQYQNALSCGIIMGVMIIPFISSLSDDVISSVPQSMRNGAYALGMNKAEAIRFVVLPSAMPGIIASILLAVSRALGETMIVVMAAGLRPNLSWNPLEDMTTVTVKIVESLTGDQEFNNPLTLSAFALGFVLFVVTLVINIISVSTIRSFHRKYKVSTL, from the coding sequence ATTGCGTTATGGCTTTTTTTCAGACAAGTTGACCCCAAAACCAGAGCACGTGATGCGGTTGAAAACTTCATCAAAGGGATGTTGTTGTTTGCTTCTTTGGTCTCGATTATGACAACATTTGGAATTTTGCTCTCCATTATTTTTGAAGCATTTCATTTCTTTCAAACCCAAAGCATTACATATTTTCTTTTTGGAACAGAATGGTCTCCCGATACAGCCTTTTTAGAAGGAGCTGGTAGAGCCGATGCAGGTTCAGCACAAGCGAAATTTGGCGCCGTGCCTATTTTTGCAGGAACGTTTTACATCACCATTATGGCGATGATCTTAGCCGTTCCTGTAGGTCTTATGTCGGCTATCTTTATGTCAGAGTACGCAACACCAAAACTTCGTTCTCAAGTTAAACCGTTTTTAGAGATCTTAGCAGGTATCCCAACCGTGGTGTATGGCTTTTTTGCTGCATTGACCATAGCCCCTGCGATTGTAAAATTTTTCGCTCTCTTTGGCATTGAAGCACAGTACCAAAATGCCCTTTCATGTGGCATTATCATGGGGGTTATGATTATTCCTTTTATCTCTTCCCTCTCGGATGATGTGATTAGCTCCGTTCCTCAAAGTATGCGAAATGGTGCGTATGCCCTTGGTATGAATAAAGCAGAAGCGATTCGTTTTGTCGTCCTCCCTTCTGCGATGCCAGGTATCATTGCATCGATTCTTTTAGCCGTTTCAAGGGCACTTGGAGAGACCATGATCGTTGTTATGGCAGCAGGACTACGTCCCAATCTATCATGGAATCCACTCGAAGACATGACAACGGTAACGGTCAAAATTGTTGAGTCTCTAACAGGTGATCAAGAATTTAACAACCCACTGACACTTTCAGCATTTGCACTTGGTTTTGTACTCTTTGTCGTAACCCTTGTGATCAACATTATTTCGGTCAGTACCATTCGTAGTTTCCACCGAAAATACAAAGTTTCAACACTCTAA